The Mercenaria mercenaria strain notata chromosome 6, MADL_Memer_1, whole genome shotgun sequence genome contains the following window.
CAATCAGAAAATTTTACTGGCCTCTGTCAGGAAATGGGCAACAAATGTTTTGTcatcttaaaaataaatattttctgctTTGTAACTGCAATCCTTTTAGAGAGGTTTTAGATAATgagattaaatttaaacaatgattaaaattgaaaatttggaAAGAAGAAGAATGCAGCGCTATACAGtctttttgtagaatttcaacataattatatatatgtagcTAGTTCTATGCGAACAAAATTTCCAGCCATGACAAGTCTTTAACCTTTACCGTGCTAAATATTtacaatggactggtctgtcatttaATTTGGGaaacaccatttattattcaaaagggtgtttagtgaaaatttactgactgaatagtgaacagtgcagaccatgatcggccTGCACAGACATGCAGAcaggtcttggtctgcacttgtcccaaaggcaaaatcacttagCCAAGCAGGCTATAGTTTAATGGTCTTGGTCTTTTTAAACTATGGCTTACAAATTGCAGACTGTAATTTCTTCTGTCCACCATCTTCAGCACTCACTGTTTTTGATTTACCAGGTTAACACAGTAGATCAAACGCAGTTCACGTAGTGAGTTTGATGCCCTTTCGTAAGTTCTCCATGATGACTGTGAGGAAACTGTacctacaaaaatatttatcCTCCAGAAACATGGGTAGGTTAGCTCTCATAACAAGGGTGGATTACTCTTGGCCATGGTTTAGAGTAACtcatttacattcatttttaatGATCTCTAATGAAagtatgacactgaaaaatgacgaAGTGAAAGTAAGTAGTTGATACTagtaaaaaagcaagaaaaaaactGATTTCCTCCATTAATTCAAAAACCTTGTATCCAAGTAATTTACTCCATTCTGCACAATATTAAGGAATGAGCTCAATTTGACCTAGTCCGCCCCTTAGTTCAATAATGAGAGCCTCGGGGGTTGTGAGTTCAAGTCCTGGGGAGATttatgttctccttgatgatttgataaaagactgtcTGAAaccattcatcctccacctctgattcatgtggggaagttggcagttacttgcggagaacatgtttatactggtacagaatccaggaacgctggttaggtcaactgcccactgttatataactgaaatactgttgaaaaactgtgttaaacccaaaacaaaaaaataaaataaaataattggaCCTAGGTGGACAAAATCCACTCTTGACTGTTACATAAAACCTTTAATATTAAACAAAGATGAAAAGCAATGACAAAATTACAATTTCTAAGATTCTAATtggaatgaaaagaaaatttagacatgattggaaaaaaatcaaagaatgtATTTTGTATgcctttgttagctcacctgtcacaaagtgacaaggtgagctattgtgaccattTGATGTccgtcatctagtggtcctctaccaagattgttcaaattatccccctggggtcaaatatggccccaccccaggagTCATATGACTTATATTAGTGGAGCaggatattgcaaaaatacttcagttaatgatacaagcatcaaatttacaggacagtatttacctggcatgcgctttaacataagatcaagggccacttgaaataatgtcgttttcaagatggccgccgcaaaaacaaaatggccgccattttgtatttacttttcagtaatttatttgaggcaagcatgtaatacattaaaacgatagcattttttttatttatacactttcgcttcagtttagaacagaataccaatctgtagtattcatattcttttaatttgtaatcaattttgtatgactAAGCTCATGGCCGTAGACATCTCAAcacttaagtttttataacttgcagttttgttATCGAACAATGGTAAACTCTGAAGCACACCAACCAAGATTAGTTTTCTATACATTACACTCAGattacattcaatgcaataaattaacatcgttagaaaatgcgtcttataaacTACGATGGGATAAAGAAATAGGACAGCGTGAGCACTTGCACAGTCAagagcaacattttcttataatgcaAACCTTAAGAAACTATCTCTGTTGTTTTACTATACCCATGAAACTATACACATCGGAAATCGTGTTCTAACCGAAAcacaccgcctcggtagcctagtggtagagcgttcgcttcgagtgcgggaggtcgtgggttcgatgcccggccgcgtcataccaaagacgtaaaaaatggtacaagtaacttcttcgcttggcgctcagctttaagaggatagtgctaagactggtcagcccggtgtcagtataatgtgactgggtggggtatcatgccacgtgtctacggcgtgatattccagtgaggcagcactataaagttgggcattgtgctaactgctacaagtagacaccgtcgtttaaatgactgaaaaattgttaaaaaggacgttaaacccgaacacacacacacacacacacacacacacacacacacacacacacacactaaccaaaacaaaaaaatatgcatacactGCATTTAGGCATTTTCTTAATAGTTGCGTCATCAAATTGCTGTGTATAACAGACCTAAGCGGTGACACTAGCAATTTCCAGTAAAGGAAGTCCTTTGCAGTCACACTTTTGAAGCACCTGGAAGCATTCAGCTATAACCGACAATTCCATCCAATAAGGGATCCACACATTGTTCTGCTTCAGCCATCCCCAGTTTGACGGAGGCGGCAGTTGCTGTATGGTAACAGCTGCTTTACCCAAGACATGACCTGCCTGAAAAACTACTCGTTTGATGCATTGTTTCAGAGCACCTTTTGTTGGTGGAATCGCATTATACGCTCTTTGTTTGCAGGATAACAAATCAAGTCGAGCTTCATCCACCTTGCATGTCGTGCTTGATCGAACATACAATATAACTACAAATTTTTCGAATGTATCCATTTCCTACTCAGTTATTGTGTATTTGGTAACACAGAGACTATGAAATACTTTGAACAGtagctgtttcacaaacattccattcctgtcatgcagatttcttgcccttgccgacaaatgcagaaacagtgtCGCAAAAAGCAAGAAACAATGGCAATGCCTTTGAGTGAGGACCAAGTAAGCAAGCCGCAAAACATCAATACACTGCCATAGCAAGAACTAACTTATAATTGTAATTGTTCGGTTTCCGGTCTATGAGACATGttttgcatgaacaaatatacGATTATCGGCTTCTTCGTGATTACATGAAGCAAGAGCATTTAtgtttatatctaaattgcaaacaatatcggcaccttttgttgctatgatcattttattggttTGCACAGTTATCATTGTACCCAGAGATATCTGGGGGCTATTCTGGATTccggtccgtccgtctgtatacggaatttgtctgcgctatttctcagcaattatttgccagttttcaatcaaatcttgtaattattatcagaacGAAGCCAATGTGCAAAGCGGGTTTCATTTGGataatttttcacttagttatggccctttatttttctttctttatatgtatatggaaaactttcgtccgcgctatttctcggtcatcatatgcgagacttttatcaaacattgattatcattggtaccaagtcaagttgtacatgtgcaaagcatgttccatttgaattatttttcacatagttatagccctttattatttttttctatacattgtatatgcatatggaaaaaaaatgtccGTGCTACTtctcagtcattgtatgccagacttttatcagaccttgttattactattatcattggtaccaagtgtagttatGCATGTGCGAAACACGTTCAAGTTGAATGGTTTTTATGGCCCTTTCTTTGTTTCAAATACGAAGAGAGTTACACTGGAATTTTTTTAACATACATTACATGTTAAGTTTAACTATTTGATGACCCTtggtgatataataaaataaaaaaaggtggAAACCCACAGATcttccaacacgacataaacgaaaatattgcaggcttgatttgatttgtggttatggagcccgcatatcacagaaactgccaaaagacaagattaaaaagcaGATTACGTGGTCCATTGACCATgaccatgacctactgacttaatttcttctttttttaagatattgccataaaattcgaaccacttgtacagttttgaacaaacatttcaaaactgactttcagtgaccttgatcttgacctactttcttctttttaaggcaCAGCAGTGAAGTTTGGAGAtctatacagttttgcacaacattttttgtgcgtctttgtacattttctccctgtacaatatacaaagcaatgtatcatattttcaataaccctgtttctctgacaataagctgatgtctgggggtattcatcaccattagtgatacgtcTTGTTTCGTCCGCACGAACACTAAATAGTTCAGTTTCCATGATTTAGGAGGCCTACTATTAAACTCTTTTCGACATTAtcaagagtttgaaatagaacataaacaaaagcacagatacttaaacttacaatgatatattcaaatttcGTATGTTAACACAAAGTATGTACTATTATAATTCGAAGGCCGAGGGACTATCCTTTTACcgccttcaatatatattttaacattttgctgtatgggatacgacttctttttttttttttcgttttttttcttgatGTTATTCCTACACCTAGAACGATTGTTCATCCAGGGACATGTAACTCCTGTGCGATCTGTACACCATCCGGGGGACTGAAGCACCGTTCTTCTTGGCTCGGCTTTCTCTGGATGGCACAATCCGTCTATTCGGAAACCACTAGTCAACCATCATGAGGGTGGATCAAAGAGTATTTGGTAGACTTCGTACACGTGTTGAAGTTGTCACTGAACCCCATGCTGAGTTACATGACATTATGAACTATATCAGTGTGCCCTTGTACTGTTTGTAGTTCATTCTATAGAATCATTACACAcatcatttaattaaagattttgtttcagctgataAGCAATGGTTCAGTATTGCCATGATTTTGAGActgtttctcagtgaaacaaagcaagaaatgaaGGATAGAACAGAGAAGAGACTGAAAAGAAGAGACGTCCATATAAACAATATTAGCTTCTTTcaggccaatatcataataatatgctttTAGGTTTATCTGGTACCAAGATTTAATCAATAGTCGATGGTTATAGCACTGAAAGTAGAAAACTAAAACTTGGCCGTGATAAGAACGTTATTTAAAAGTATGGCggtcattttaaagatggcgATATTCTTAAATGGGTGATATTTGGAAAAAGCaaccttaaaaataaaactatcagcttATGCGAACAAATTGATAGGGAAAAACATGTTATATcccaacaaatatgatattttaaaaacttacagatcctgattatatgaaaaatgcctcaattctggcagccattttgaaatttggcggccatcttgaaaatggatgatttttaggtggccctcgatcatttttgaatctgggccatgtgataaacatttagtgtaaatttcatacttgtatcatcaagtgaagtatttccttagatttgctcactaagctgctccactatatagacttatatcgggaaaactttgaaaatattcttgtacaaaaccacatggcctagggctttgatatatggtgtgtagcatcatctagtggtcctctaccaaaattgttcaaattatccctctagggtcaaatatgtccccgccccgggggggtcccaagttttacatagacatatatgaaaaaaggtttaaaaaccttcttgtctgaaaccacaacacttagacctttgatatttggtttgtagcattgtcttatggtccttaaccaaacttgttcaaattgtacccctggggtgaaaagaggcccagccctgggggtcctaagttttatatagacttatataggaaaaaaacttaaaaattcttcttgtctgaaaccataccacctatgcttttgatatttggcatgatgcattgtctagtagtcctctatcaaaattgttcaaataatgcctcttgggttaaaagaggccctgccctagggtaacttagttactatgtgagttatataggaaaaagtacttaaaaatcatttgatcctatttccaagactgtttaattataattacctgatgaccccaagtaatatgatgtcacttggttgtgaccttgatctactttcttgttttgaaatttttatgacatacacagttttgcacaccaaactgaattccattgaccatgtatgtgacctactgactttcttaatattttatcatcagtttgatctttgaaacatgtagctcatattactcaggtgagcgatccaaggtcatcatgaccctcttgttctccTTAACTTGTCAAACATACCAGGTTGGCGAGGTATTTATTAGTGTCGACTCTGACGAGACAAATACCATGTTAGAAAAGGCGAAACAGTCTACACGAGAACATATGGAAAACCTGGAAAAGCGGGCAGGAGAACATAAGAAAACCTTGCAAGATCTTAAAGTGCAGCTATATGCCAAGTTTGGTACAAATATAAACTTAGAGGAAGAAGAGGACTCCTAGTTCATACAAAGGATGTGAACATTTTATAATTGTACTACAGAGGATAAGTGTTTGAATATATGTAAAGACTTGTTTGATACTTTTCTTAATGTCTGTAAGAAGAAATGCATAATAATAATATCAGTAAAAACAGTTGTCATGATGCCTGTACAAATTGAAGTAATAAATCAGTCTAAAATTCTTGTAAGAAGAAATTAAGCAGTCAGCAGACTTGTCGTGATATGTGTGATAATACTTTAAGAAGCActaatatatttaaagaaaataatgtatagaaaaatcatGTTGAAACGTCTCTTATACACAAAAAAGAGGTAATACATTAACAGAATAATTTCCAAGGGAATGAAACAAATTTAGACTGGGACACTTTCACAAACTAGGTTTGGTGCAGTAACTGGTGAGTGTTTAGCGGAAATTTGTTGTGATTCCTGACACAAGAGCTGCACATGTAAACGAAACAATCTTTACAGTATCTAGCAGCTTCCACGTGCTTTCCATCTTTTTCACATTGCGAACATGGAAAGTCATAAAACGGTTCATGTCCGCCCTCTAATGTTGTAGAAAAATCTCCTCCGGTAGCCAGAGTGATTTATCTGGTGACATATGTTTGTTTTTGAGTGTGAACGTTTAAGTAAAACATAATTTTGCTATACATTTTATTGATTCTAATATATCCTTTATTTAAAACAGAAGATAAGATATATCACCTTTCTTTCTTGGTGGCAACAAAAACATTGGTATCCTTGCCCGGTAACAGGACTTAATTTTAGTGCAAGCgcgttttaacagaaacaagcatattagaataggTGATAATGCCCACAATAAGTAATGTATCTGTCAAAACACTTGTAATATTGCCTGTAAGAAGTAATTAATATACTGTTGTAAAAAGTAATATGTCATTTTCTTTACTAGTAAAAAGCCACAGACTTCTTTAAGAAGTACTACTTAATTAAAATCCTTGGTAGATAAGACATCTAAAACATTGTGTCATTTGAATTTTGCAAtgttatgaagaaaatattttggtTTTTACATTATGTCATCTTaagatttttgtttgtaaatCTGAACCAACTTAGATGAGTTTTGGTGTCTTACATTTTCTTAAGCATTGTATCTAGATTTCTTACATTATAGAATACATTATTTGACAAAACCGTGTTTCTACCAGTTAAGTGTATGTCGCAATTAATTGTAATTCTAATTTAGATATATACAAGCTTTGCTGTAggaaaatcaaagtaaaattgCAAGGTAActgtagtttttagctcgactattcgaagaataagtagagctatcctactcaccacggcgtcggcgtcacaccctggttaagtttttcgtaccagtccacattttgacaaagtcttttgagataaagctttgaaactttcaacacttgtttaccatcaccatgtccagttataggcaagagtacataactctgtcaagcattatgactgagttatggccccttttgacttagaaatcttggttaagtttttcgtatcagttcgtattttgacaaagtcttttgagataaagctttgaaactttcaacacttgtttacaatcaccgtgtccagttgtaggcaagagtacataactccatcaagcattttggttgaattattgcccctttttgacttaaaaatcttggttaagtttttcgtaccagtctacattttgacaaagtcttttgagataaagctttgaaactttcaacacttgtttaccatcaccatgtcaagttgtagacaagagtacataactccatcaagcattttggctgaattatggccccttctgacttagaaatgttgattaagtttttcgtaccagtttatattttgtgtaaagtgtttgataaatggctttgaaacttttatatcttgttcagtattttAGTCTCTaacaataggcaagagtacataactctgtcatcttttttggctgaattatggccctttttgaactttgaaattggttctgttttcgtatatgtgcatgttttgtcaagactatttgacatatggcttttaaactttaaacacttgtttatcattatgatttccaactgtaggcaagagtacagaactctgacaactattttggctgaattatggccctttttggactttgaaatttttgccaaaactatttgaactgttgctttgaaacttttaacactagtatatcaacacgatttccatctgtaggcaagtgtacataattctgtcaactattttgactgaattatgaccctttttggacttggaaattagtaaaaattttcatacaagtccatattttgcctaacatataacttaataacatatttgccatcatgggcacacattgccatttagtgcaagactaattgaaatccacaaatcaGGGAACATTTTTTGCttaatccattttttcttttgtctgaaaatctatagaaatattttgaccccattcttcaatcaattcttcgaatagtcgagcgcgctgtcatccgacagctcttgttttggagAGAATATCGAAAGATGttacttttttctatttcttatttttaaactcGGCCTCATGTGCTATCTACATTTTcttaatatgaaacaaaaaaatcatactaTATCCATagcaaagaaatatttatgtcaCAGGGTGTAATAATACACTACTCTGGCGTAGGTTTGATGTTCATTTACTTGTACTCCATAATTAATTGGCCTAAAacacatatataaacatatattagaCAAACTTAAAAGATAGCTAAAACAATACCATGTAGCACATAGATATTCAGTCAATGCGGATCAGATATAACATacagtacataaaatatatattaatacattAGATAAATTCTTACCACAGCGtctgtataaattatttcaatggaaattgAAATAAAGTAATTACAACTGTAGTTTTTCTCTTCTTAGATTATATGTCTTTCTCATAAGAGTGGACTAGAGAAAGTGCAGGATTGAAAAGGAGATGTGTGCGCAGAAAAGACTGTTAATCAAGAAGAatatatttctttctctcattctaactcccatacaaaaacatgaaatgtaCAAAACAATCAGACATGTACAATACAATAGACTGACTGACAGGTGTTCACCAATACTGCTTCAGTGCACTTTGGCAATTTCCGCCACTGGCATACATTGACGAGTATCACCGATTCAATACTGGAAGATAAACA
Protein-coding sequences here:
- the LOC123548732 gene encoding prefoldin subunit 4-like yields the protein MATSIKEDADVQVTFEDQQKINKFARSIAKLQDIKEELKAKKKELENLEFAEEELMMLDSDDTPIPYQVGEVFISVDSDETNTMLEKAKQSTREHMENLEKRAGEHKKTLQDLKVQLYAKFGTNINLEEEEDS